A region from the Alkalispirochaeta americana genome encodes:
- a CDS encoding MBL fold metallo-hydrolase produces MDIRFLGTAASPAMPLPFCVCAGCKTARKEGGKNVRRRSACLVNTDLLLDLGPDVPSAAASRGWSLTRVELCLQTHPHADHFDPELLISRHPEWGGAVRAPLVFAGSRKTLEALDAVFQRQCDYGSLLEKPVQEVLSLEITELEPFREISRGRYSIIPYPANHAREFDSLVYAVSDGEKSLFYGTDTAGIDSEVWDHMVARGRAFDAVVLDQTYGLGFPSSDHLSAEGTAAAVSRFRELGLLAPGSCVFATHLSHEGILEHNQMERWALERGYNIAYDGLMLTL; encoded by the coding sequence ATGGATATCAGGTTTCTTGGAACGGCGGCATCACCGGCGATGCCCCTCCCGTTTTGTGTGTGTGCCGGTTGCAAGACAGCCCGGAAAGAGGGGGGCAAGAATGTCCGTCGCCGTTCAGCCTGTCTGGTCAACACCGATCTTCTGCTGGATCTCGGGCCGGACGTTCCCTCGGCAGCTGCCTCCCGGGGCTGGTCCCTCACCAGGGTAGAACTCTGCCTTCAGACTCATCCCCACGCCGACCATTTTGACCCGGAGCTGCTCATATCCCGCCACCCCGAGTGGGGAGGGGCCGTGCGGGCCCCCCTGGTCTTTGCCGGGTCCCGCAAGACGCTGGAAGCGCTGGATGCGGTTTTTCAGCGACAGTGCGACTACGGATCGCTTCTGGAGAAGCCTGTGCAGGAGGTGCTTTCGCTCGAAATCACAGAGCTGGAGCCCTTCCGGGAAATATCCCGGGGACGATATTCGATTATTCCCTACCCGGCGAACCATGCCCGCGAGTTTGATTCCCTGGTCTACGCCGTTTCCGACGGGGAAAAAAGTCTGTTCTACGGAACCGATACCGCCGGGATCGACAGCGAGGTCTGGGACCATATGGTTGCCAGGGGCAGGGCCTTCGATGCGGTGGTCCTGGACCAGACCTACGGCTTGGGGTTTCCTTCATCGGATCATTTGTCGGCCGAAGGAACCGCTGCCGCCGTGAGCCGCTTCAGAGAGCTTGGTCTTCTTGCTCCCGGAAGCTGTGTTTTCGCCACTCATCTTTCGCACGAGGGAATTCTGGAGCACAACCAGATGGAGCGGTGGGCTCTGGAGAGGGGGTACAACATCGCCTATGACGGCTTGATGCTCACTTTGTAA
- a CDS encoding peptidylprolyl isomerase, whose amino-acid sequence MSIQQWDSAPAMTIETDRVYTVTMETSKGSITLELCPEHAPVTVNNFLFLASEGFYTDVAFHRVISNFMIQGGDPTGTGRGGPGYRFADETRGNPLRHEAKVISMANAGPNTNGSQFFITHAPQPHLDGKHTVFGKVTAGADVVDAIEQGDRITALSVS is encoded by the coding sequence ATGAGCATACAACAATGGGACTCTGCTCCCGCGATGACGATCGAAACCGATCGCGTGTACACGGTAACGATGGAAACCAGCAAAGGTTCCATCACCCTGGAACTGTGCCCCGAGCATGCCCCGGTAACGGTGAACAACTTTCTCTTTCTGGCCAGCGAAGGCTTCTATACCGATGTAGCTTTCCACCGGGTGATCAGCAACTTCATGATTCAGGGGGGTGATCCCACCGGTACTGGCCGGGGAGGCCCGGGGTACCGCTTCGCCGATGAGACCAGGGGAAACCCCCTGCGCCACGAGGCAAAGGTAATATCCATGGCGAACGCTGGCCCGAACACAAACGGAAGCCAGTTTTTTATCACCCACGCACCCCAGCCCCACCTGGACGGCAAGCATACCGTCTTTGGAAAGGTCACTGCCGGTGCTGATGTGGTGGACGCTATCGAGCAGGGCGATCGGATTACGGCGCTTTCCGTAAGCTGA
- a CDS encoding MgtC/SapB family protein: MALHIFTIRVISALLLGILIGAERQWRNRTAGIRTNGLVATGSALFVLLSVMVEGDTSPTRIPAQIVSGIGFLGAGVIFKEGYSISGLNTAATIWSAAAIGSLAGFGFLAPAALGTAVIVGVNTVLRFSIGANGANGANREEPFLEYQLSVLCGVAEEPHIRSVLHAMMSAEAISLRGVSREESDQDGRIAITARVMMKRNEAAKLEQIISRIGLEESVQAIHWDAA, translated from the coding sequence ATGGCACTACACATTTTCACAATACGAGTTATCTCAGCGCTCCTGCTGGGGATACTGATCGGCGCCGAGCGGCAATGGAGAAACCGCACCGCAGGAATCCGGACCAATGGTCTGGTGGCAACAGGCTCAGCTCTTTTTGTCCTCCTGTCGGTGATGGTTGAAGGTGATACCAGCCCCACCCGGATACCCGCCCAGATTGTTTCGGGAATCGGTTTCCTTGGTGCCGGGGTAATCTTCAAGGAAGGGTATTCCATCTCCGGACTGAACACCGCCGCAACGATCTGGTCCGCAGCAGCGATCGGCTCTTTGGCCGGCTTTGGCTTTCTGGCTCCGGCAGCTCTGGGGACTGCCGTAATTGTGGGGGTCAACACCGTCCTGCGCTTCTCCATTGGGGCGAACGGAGCGAACGGAGCGAACCGGGAAGAACCATTTCTCGAGTATCAGCTCTCGGTTCTCTGTGGAGTCGCCGAAGAACCCCACATTCGAAGCGTGCTGCACGCCATGATGAGCGCCGAAGCGATCTCGCTCCGGGGAGTTTCCCGGGAAGAGTCGGATCAGGATGGCCGTATAGCTATTACAGCTCGTGTGATGATGAAGAGGAACGAGGCAGCAAAGCTGGAACAAATCATTTCCAGAATCGGTCTGGAGGAATCGGTGCAGGCGATCCACTGGGACGCCGCGTAA
- a CDS encoding ABC transporter ATP-binding protein gives MKYSSESQQDLFRLQGVLVRDLFSVEPMSIPCESITVLQGPSGCGKTTFLRLLNRMTPVEEGEISYKGRPLKERDPVQLRREVVMLAQRPVLFTERLRDELLAGCLLADRPLPDDGTLKRALKAVNLEKSLTDDPRRFSGGEQQRLALARIALMDASAVLLDEPSAGLDSSTEEVIFSILSQWAASGKTVILATHARDLSSLGVVQTRIFRQGVVS, from the coding sequence ATGAAATATTCTTCGGAGTCACAACAGGACCTTTTTCGTCTCCAGGGGGTCCTGGTTCGTGATCTTTTCTCGGTGGAACCGATGAGCATCCCCTGCGAAAGCATTACAGTGCTTCAGGGGCCCAGCGGGTGTGGAAAAACGACCTTCTTGCGCCTTCTGAATCGAATGACACCTGTGGAGGAAGGGGAAATTTCCTACAAGGGACGCCCTCTGAAAGAAAGGGATCCGGTACAACTGCGCCGGGAGGTAGTGATGCTTGCCCAGCGTCCCGTGCTTTTTACGGAGCGTCTGCGCGACGAACTTCTGGCAGGGTGTTTGCTGGCCGATCGTCCCCTGCCCGATGATGGGACTCTGAAGAGGGCTCTGAAAGCGGTGAACCTGGAGAAAAGTTTGACCGATGACCCGCGCAGATTTTCGGGAGGAGAGCAACAGCGTCTCGCCTTGGCACGGATTGCTCTTATGGATGCTTCTGCGGTCCTTCTGGACGAGCCCTCGGCAGGGCTGGATTCGTCGACGGAGGAGGTAATCTTTTCCATCTTGAGCCAGTGGGCTGCCTCGGGAAAGACGGTGATCCTGGCAACTCACGCCCGGGATCTTTCCAGTCTTGGAGTGGTCCAGACCCGAATCTTTCGCCAGGGGGTGGTATCATGA
- a CDS encoding ATP-dependent helicase, with protein sequence MDHLLERLNPQQRDAVLTIDGPLLIIAGAGSGKTGVITTRISYMLSQGIPPESILAMTFTNKAAGEMKERIKELLGGNGGKTAAALTISTFHAFGLAVLRRYGRLLGYRPNFTVYDTGDQVALLKEAARELRIDPEELEIYNLLQLFSGVKTERITWQDERWYAMLNPSSSEKEEKSAGVRGISTFQDLYRSYQEHLITFNAVDFDDLIMQPLTLFREHPKVRGHYADLYRYVLVDEFQDTSTPQYNLLYQIAQEWKNVCVVGDDDQSIYSWRGADYSNIERFEKDFPQVREIKLERNYRSTGGILSAANAVIANNTNRKEKALWTQIDGGNPLELSFPDDDGAEASFIAEKIKLAAYQESLAYDSFGILIRTNSQARVIEEALLEADIPYRMSGGQSFFQRKEIKDIAGYLRIVLNPDDDVSLLRTINTPRRGIGRRTVEALHQIADERKISLYSAITLAVHNEAEHTIGKGPLGALQEYLELIESYQERFSESKHLAATTERLATEVDYWGYLVQEFQKSERAAKAKWKNIGFFIRSIDRYEQNPDVLEPTLQGYLNRISLQTRDELSPEEAAGKVNLMTIHAAKGLEFDVVFLAGVEEGIIPHQRAVEESEGNLEEERRLFYVAITRARQQLYMTSCRRRQVQGEMIEALPSPFIEEIPAELMIKTVADPAAGMEIPEDPFAALKAQFGA encoded by the coding sequence ATGGATCACCTATTAGAACGACTGAACCCACAACAGCGCGATGCTGTACTCACCATAGATGGCCCTCTGCTGATCATTGCAGGTGCGGGGAGCGGGAAGACCGGCGTTATCACCACACGCATCTCCTATATGCTTTCCCAGGGAATTCCGCCTGAATCGATTCTGGCCATGACCTTTACCAACAAGGCCGCCGGCGAGATGAAGGAGCGTATAAAAGAACTCCTGGGAGGGAACGGAGGGAAAACAGCCGCAGCTCTCACAATCAGCACCTTTCACGCCTTCGGACTGGCCGTTCTTCGACGTTACGGCCGACTCCTGGGATACCGCCCCAACTTCACCGTCTACGACACAGGGGACCAGGTAGCGCTTCTGAAAGAGGCAGCCCGGGAACTCCGGATAGATCCGGAAGAGCTGGAAATATACAATCTGCTGCAACTCTTCTCCGGAGTAAAGACTGAACGCATAACCTGGCAGGATGAACGCTGGTACGCCATGCTGAACCCCTCAAGTTCAGAGAAAGAAGAAAAGTCCGCCGGAGTCCGGGGAATATCAACCTTTCAGGATCTGTACCGCAGCTACCAGGAACACCTGATTACCTTTAATGCCGTGGACTTCGATGACCTGATCATGCAGCCCCTGACCCTCTTCCGGGAGCATCCCAAGGTACGCGGCCACTATGCCGATCTCTATCGGTACGTTCTGGTGGACGAGTTTCAGGATACCAGCACCCCCCAGTATAATCTGCTCTACCAGATTGCCCAGGAGTGGAAGAACGTCTGTGTTGTGGGTGACGACGATCAGTCGATCTATAGCTGGCGCGGGGCAGACTATTCGAACATAGAGCGCTTCGAGAAGGACTTTCCCCAGGTTCGGGAGATCAAACTCGAGCGTAATTACCGGTCCACGGGGGGAATCCTCTCGGCAGCCAACGCCGTGATCGCCAATAACACAAACCGCAAGGAAAAAGCTCTCTGGACCCAGATAGACGGCGGAAATCCCCTGGAGCTCTCGTTCCCCGACGATGACGGCGCCGAAGCATCGTTCATCGCCGAAAAGATCAAGCTTGCAGCCTATCAGGAGAGCCTTGCCTACGATTCCTTCGGAATTCTCATCCGTACCAACAGCCAGGCCCGGGTGATCGAGGAAGCCCTCCTGGAGGCTGACATTCCCTACCGCATGTCCGGCGGTCAGAGCTTCTTCCAGCGCAAGGAGATCAAGGACATCGCGGGATATCTGAGAATCGTCCTGAACCCCGACGACGATGTGAGTCTCCTGCGCACGATCAACACACCCCGCCGGGGAATCGGCCGGCGCACTGTGGAAGCCCTCCACCAGATCGCCGACGAGCGCAAAATATCGCTCTATTCGGCGATTACCCTGGCGGTCCACAACGAGGCAGAGCACACGATAGGAAAAGGCCCCCTGGGTGCCCTTCAGGAGTATCTGGAACTTATTGAAAGCTACCAGGAACGGTTTTCCGAAAGCAAACACCTGGCAGCAACGACAGAACGCCTGGCCACGGAGGTTGATTACTGGGGCTACCTGGTACAGGAGTTTCAGAAGAGCGAACGGGCAGCCAAGGCCAAGTGGAAAAATATCGGGTTTTTTATTCGGTCCATCGATCGCTACGAGCAGAACCCCGACGTGCTGGAACCCACCCTCCAGGGATACCTGAACAGGATCAGTCTGCAGACCCGGGACGAACTTTCGCCCGAGGAAGCAGCCGGGAAGGTGAACCTCATGACGATCCACGCCGCGAAGGGGCTTGAGTTCGATGTGGTCTTTCTGGCAGGAGTGGAAGAGGGAATTATTCCTCACCAGCGGGCCGTAGAAGAAAGCGAAGGGAACCTGGAGGAGGAGCGCAGGCTCTTTTACGTGGCGATCACCCGGGCCCGTCAACAGCTCTATATGACCAGTTGTCGTCGGCGCCAGGTCCAGGGCGAGATGATCGAGGCCCTGCCGTCGCCCTTTATCGAGGAGATCCCGGCAGAATTAATGATAAAAACTGTGGCCGACCCGGCCGCAGGAATGGAAATACCCGAAGACCCCTTTGCGGCCCTGAAAGCCCAGTTCGGGGCCTGA
- the mgtE gene encoding magnesium transporter, which translates to MNITDNFADFAHDHIKSQNLEPLKAEMQGMTPAELLYGLQDCEEHDRAVVFRLLDKNVAIDVFEMMDPVMQKDLVVSFTKEETLQLLTELDPDDQVRFLDELPAKVAKRLMEGLPREQRQAASQLMGYADGTVGRIMSPVHFQVTKAMTVEEALNRLRMKKKEIDFPVTMLYVTDETRHIEGMIPVSRLVVADPATEISQLLGSYDLDVLNTSDDQEDAARFLQRADAFELPVVDRENRLVGVLTADDAMDVIREETTDDMYDKVGLIDITKRESDRSHNMINGSFGHVLRVRLPFLLITLAGGMLAGAVIGVFEELLEAVAATAIFIPVIMDMGGNVGTQSSTIFTRGLVLGQISMGNFFRQWLKELRNGVGMGIALGICGGIIAGLWMGIPALGVAVGISLALTISIAVGLGFIVPWILVKLGFDQAAGADPIITTIKDVSGLMIYFTAVTIFLPQVL; encoded by the coding sequence ATGAACATAACAGACAACTTTGCAGATTTTGCACATGACCACATAAAGTCCCAAAATCTTGAACCGCTGAAGGCAGAAATGCAGGGCATGACGCCTGCGGAACTACTCTACGGACTCCAGGACTGTGAAGAACACGACCGGGCTGTGGTATTCAGGCTTCTCGACAAAAACGTGGCCATCGATGTTTTCGAAATGATGGACCCGGTGATGCAAAAAGACCTGGTGGTGTCCTTCACAAAGGAAGAAACACTCCAGCTTCTCACGGAGCTTGACCCCGACGATCAGGTTCGCTTTCTGGATGAGCTTCCGGCAAAAGTGGCCAAGCGGCTCATGGAAGGCCTTCCCAGGGAGCAGCGTCAGGCGGCATCGCAGCTAATGGGCTACGCCGATGGCACGGTGGGACGAATCATGTCACCGGTCCATTTTCAGGTAACCAAAGCCATGACCGTGGAGGAAGCACTCAACAGACTGCGAATGAAGAAAAAAGAGATCGACTTTCCCGTGACCATGCTCTACGTGACCGATGAAACACGGCATATCGAGGGGATGATTCCTGTGAGCAGACTGGTGGTGGCAGACCCGGCCACAGAGATTTCCCAACTGCTGGGCAGCTACGATCTGGACGTGCTCAACACCAGCGATGACCAGGAGGATGCGGCCCGTTTTCTTCAACGGGCCGATGCGTTTGAACTCCCCGTGGTGGATCGGGAGAATCGTCTGGTAGGCGTTCTGACCGCCGATGACGCCATGGATGTTATCAGGGAAGAGACAACCGACGATATGTACGACAAGGTGGGATTGATTGATATCACCAAGAGGGAATCGGACCGAAGCCATAACATGATCAACGGCAGTTTTGGCCACGTCCTGCGGGTCCGCCTGCCCTTTCTGCTCATAACCCTGGCCGGTGGAATGCTTGCCGGAGCGGTGATCGGGGTATTCGAAGAGCTTCTTGAGGCGGTGGCTGCCACGGCTATCTTCATCCCGGTCATCATGGATATGGGAGGGAACGTAGGGACTCAATCGTCCACGATCTTCACCCGTGGCCTGGTACTGGGACAGATCAGCATGGGGAACTTCTTCCGCCAGTGGCTGAAAGAGCTCAGAAACGGCGTGGGAATGGGCATCGCCCTGGGAATCTGCGGCGGGATCATCGCGGGTCTCTGGATGGGAATACCAGCCTTGGGAGTCGCCGTAGGCATCTCGCTGGCCTTGACCATCTCAATTGCTGTGGGATTGGGCTTTATCGTTCCCTGGATCTTGGTGAAACTCGGCTTTGATCAGGCTGCAGGTGCAGACCCCATCATCACCACGATCAAGGATGTCAGTGGACTGATGATCTACTTCACGGCCGTAACGATCTTCCTGCCCCAGGTTCTCTAG
- a CDS encoding radical SAM protein encodes MGKPFSESSEPPEESSGLTRISADRAGLSNDQDLSPRPCLRRGRKALVTSPLPSTFSMARYRFSPYQGCSHGCIYCDGRAERYHVEGDFSRDIIVKENTPDLLEKELPRLREKGIISIGSGITDCYQPLEKELLLTRRCADLLGYYRFPVMIMTKSTLIERDIDLWKKLNEEAGFLLLMTITTLNDGTAAILEPGAPSSTQRLKTLERFSRAGFATGVLAMPLLPELTDSSRALGALARTVGDTGAQCLIPGGLTLRPGRQKDFFLSRLSPLTNLSPLTNPDNPVDPNGPGKSAIRSPLDLQELYHDLYGRNSPAGTVKTSYGNDLFQRFRRVAREYRLPPFIPHRIYRQYVTRADEIYLVLHQMLQWYQQEGVSTQRLDRAITAYQNWLKTERRSSSFDGDQAISDALREDRLSQILENPRLVHFLHRLLEEDRAFEPWLD; translated from the coding sequence ATGGGAAAACCTTTTTCCGAGTCTTCTGAACCTCCCGAGGAATCCTCCGGTCTCACGAGGATTTCCGCTGACCGGGCGGGGCTTTCCAATGATCAGGATCTCTCGCCTCGCCCCTGCCTGCGTCGCGGCCGCAAGGCCCTGGTTACGTCTCCTCTGCCCAGCACCTTTTCCATGGCACGGTACCGCTTTTCGCCCTATCAGGGTTGCAGTCATGGATGCATCTACTGCGACGGTCGCGCCGAACGATATCACGTGGAGGGCGACTTTTCCCGGGATATCATTGTGAAGGAGAACACCCCCGATCTTCTTGAGAAAGAGCTGCCACGGCTACGGGAAAAGGGAATCATCTCCATAGGAAGCGGAATCACCGACTGCTACCAGCCCTTGGAGAAAGAACTCCTCCTGACCAGGCGGTGTGCTGACCTTCTGGGCTATTACCGGTTTCCCGTGATGATCATGACAAAATCAACTCTGATAGAGCGGGATATAGACCTCTGGAAAAAGCTGAATGAGGAAGCAGGCTTTTTGCTGCTCATGACGATCACTACCCTGAACGACGGGACAGCAGCTATCCTCGAGCCAGGGGCGCCCTCCTCTACCCAGCGCCTCAAAACCCTGGAACGATTCTCCCGGGCCGGTTTTGCCACGGGCGTTCTTGCCATGCCCCTTCTGCCGGAACTGACCGACTCATCCCGGGCCCTGGGGGCCCTTGCCCGAACCGTGGGGGACACCGGCGCCCAATGCCTCATTCCGGGAGGACTCACCCTGCGCCCGGGGCGACAGAAAGATTTTTTCCTCTCCAGACTGTCCCCCCTGACTAACCTGTCCCCCCTGACTAACCCGGACAACCCGGTCGATCCGAATGGTCCAGGCAAGTCGGCCATCAGAAGCCCCCTGGACCTGCAGGAGCTCTACCACGATCTCTACGGCAGGAATTCTCCGGCAGGAACAGTCAAAACCTCCTACGGGAACGATCTCTTCCAGCGCTTTCGCAGGGTCGCCCGGGAATACCGCCTTCCCCCGTTTATTCCTCACCGTATCTACCGACAGTATGTAACCCGGGCCGACGAAATCTATCTGGTCCTCCACCAGATGCTCCAGTGGTATCAGCAGGAGGGGGTTTCCACACAGCGCCTGGACCGGGCAATCACGGCCTACCAGAACTGGCTGAAAACTGAAAGACGATCTTCCTCCTTTGATGGAGACCAGGCGATCAGCGATGCGCTCCGGGAAGATCGTTTAAGCCAGATCCTGGAAAATCCCCGGCTTGTTCACTTCCTTCACCGGCTCCTGGAGGAAGACCGAGCCTTTGAACCCTGGCTTGATTAA
- a CDS encoding ABC transporter permease, translated as MTGAAEISLPRLALSYVLVLGVLVLAGRLGHRSRRVEIFLATLRMTVQLVAAGYILEMLFAKPSWVFTLLVFLIMEGFAVGNIFSRVGVPLSPELRRVITAGLCAGTVTVVIFFMVLILGVDPWYAPRYFIPIAGMLVGNAMTGITLGVERLVTGISSNAERIEGALMLGASPGAAGQRYAREAFGAALVPTINSMVGMGIVFLPGMMTGQILSGSAPAQAIRYQIAIMLGILASVAITVYVVTDAGYRTFFTADKRLVIYSGTSAEDGWRRRSNEQ; from the coding sequence ATGACGGGAGCTGCCGAGATATCCCTGCCTCGTCTTGCTCTTTCGTACGTGCTGGTTCTGGGCGTTCTTGTTCTGGCGGGGCGTCTGGGGCACCGGAGCCGAAGGGTGGAGATATTCCTGGCCACCCTTCGGATGACTGTGCAACTCGTTGCGGCCGGGTACATTCTGGAGATGCTCTTCGCGAAGCCCTCCTGGGTGTTTACCCTTCTGGTCTTTCTGATAATGGAGGGCTTTGCCGTCGGAAATATCTTTTCCCGGGTGGGAGTGCCGCTCTCTCCCGAACTGCGCCGGGTCATCACGGCGGGGCTCTGTGCCGGAACGGTCACGGTGGTGATATTTTTCATGGTCCTCATCCTTGGGGTTGATCCCTGGTACGCACCGCGCTATTTCATTCCGATTGCAGGGATGCTTGTGGGAAACGCCATGACCGGGATCACCTTGGGGGTCGAACGCCTGGTGACAGGAATCAGCTCCAACGCGGAACGAATCGAGGGAGCCCTCATGCTGGGCGCCTCACCGGGTGCTGCCGGTCAGCGCTATGCCCGGGAAGCCTTTGGAGCCGCCCTGGTTCCCACCATAAACTCCATGGTTGGCATGGGTATTGTTTTTCTTCCCGGCATGATGACGGGGCAGATCCTCTCGGGGAGTGCTCCTGCCCAGGCAATCCGGTACCAGATCGCAATAATGCTGGGGATCCTGGCCTCGGTGGCCATAACGGTCTATGTGGTTACCGATGCAGGGTATCGCACCTTTTTTACAGCCGACAAGCGGCTTGTGATCTATTCCGGCACGTCTGCCGAGGATGGTTGGCGACGCCGTAGCAACGAGCAGTAA
- the ald gene encoding alanine dehydrogenase, giving the protein MKIGSVTEVKRQEYRVGMTPGCAGAYTRAGHHVLIQAGAGLGAGFTDQEYTRAGAHICDTPEEIYASCEMIVKVKEPMPSEVPLLRDGQILFTYLHLAAEETLTSALLEQGVSGVAYETVEPRPGQLPLLRPMSEIAGRLSVQEGARFLERPQGGRGVLLGGIPGVEKGKIAILGGGVVGTNAAKIALGLGAQVSILDVHMERLGYLDDIFQGRLTTLSSNRSHLEMVLGESDLVIGAVLVTGARAPRLITRSDLQHMKRGAVIVDVAIDQGGCVETARATTHDDPVYEVDGVLHYCVANMPGAVSRTSTQALTAVTLPYGLEIASLGLKEAARRSRGIALGVNTYRHHLTCPGVAQAFDLPHRDIQELLDEEGS; this is encoded by the coding sequence ATGAAGATCGGTTCTGTTACCGAAGTGAAGCGACAAGAGTACCGGGTGGGCATGACCCCCGGCTGTGCAGGGGCCTACACCAGGGCGGGACACCATGTTCTGATTCAGGCAGGAGCAGGCCTGGGAGCCGGTTTTACCGATCAGGAATACACCCGGGCCGGCGCACATATCTGTGACACCCCTGAAGAAATCTATGCATCCTGCGAGATGATCGTGAAAGTAAAAGAGCCCATGCCCTCAGAAGTCCCTCTGCTGCGGGACGGGCAAATTCTTTTTACCTACCTTCACCTGGCCGCAGAAGAGACACTCACCTCGGCGTTGCTGGAACAAGGCGTATCGGGAGTTGCCTACGAAACGGTAGAACCCAGGCCGGGCCAGCTCCCGCTTCTGCGACCCATGAGCGAGATCGCCGGAAGACTCAGCGTTCAGGAAGGAGCCCGCTTTCTGGAGCGCCCCCAGGGAGGACGAGGAGTGCTTCTGGGCGGGATTCCCGGTGTGGAAAAAGGAAAGATCGCCATCCTGGGCGGTGGTGTGGTGGGAACCAACGCAGCCAAGATCGCCCTTGGACTGGGAGCCCAGGTTTCCATCCTCGATGTGCATATGGAGCGCCTGGGCTACCTGGACGATATCTTCCAGGGGCGTCTGACTACCCTCTCGAGCAACAGATCACACTTGGAGATGGTCCTCGGAGAGAGCGATCTCGTTATCGGGGCGGTTTTAGTTACGGGGGCCCGGGCTCCCCGACTCATCACCCGCAGTGACCTGCAGCACATGAAACGAGGCGCGGTCATTGTTGACGTCGCAATTGACCAGGGAGGGTGCGTGGAGACGGCTCGCGCGACAACCCACGATGATCCCGTCTATGAAGTTGACGGAGTACTTCACTACTGTGTGGCCAATATGCCGGGGGCGGTCTCGCGAACCTCCACCCAGGCCCTTACCGCGGTTACTCTGCCCTACGGCCTGGAGATCGCCAGCCTGGGCCTGAAAGAGGCCGCCCGAAGGAGTCGGGGAATCGCCCTGGGCGTGAATACCTATCGGCATCACCTGACCTGCCCGGGCGTGGCGCAAGCTTTTGACCTGCCCCACCGGGATATCCAGGAACTCCTTGACGAAGAAGGTTCGTGA